Below is a genomic region from Candidatus Campbellbacteria bacterium.
TAAATATATTATAATAAATATATTATAGGATTTGGAGGGTGTGAGATGATGCGAGCGAGCGAATGAAATAGTTTGGAATATGTGAGTCCGACCTTGCCGAGCCTGCGAGGCAAGTCAAGCGAACGGCAAAGCCGTTCGCGATAATAAAGTAGTATTATAGGATTTGGAGGGGAGGCTGTGATTTGCTTGAAGTGATTGGTGTTTTTTTAGAGTCTTCGCCCTAACTTCTTTTTAAATCAATAATCATTGGAATATTAGATTTAACTGCTTTACCTGTTATAATTGCATGGTATTGTTTTAGATTTGGAAGTGTCTGTACCATTTCTTTTCCAACATAGTTGCCCAAAAAAGAAAAACTTGTTTCATCAAATGCTTGAAAACAAATAACAGTATTACATTGAGTTAAAACAGTTTTTGAAACATTGGCAGTTCTTTGCGCTATCACAAGAAAGCCAATACCGTATTTTCTACCCTGTAATGCTATCTGACCAATACTATTCACTAAACTTTGTGATGTTTTATCACTACTTCCCATGAAGTTCCATTCTGGGATGATTGTATGGGCTTCTTCAAGAACTACACAAGTCTTTATAGGGTTTTTTATCCTTTGTCTTTCTTTGGCTATTTCAAAAAGGACTTTAAAGAAGTATCTTGTGTAGTCTAAAATTCCAGTTGTGTTGCTTAGATCTGGTAATTCAAAAACTTTGATATTACTACTTGTGTCATCAAAAAATAATTCTATTTCTTTTTTAAGAATCTTGTTTATTTCCCCTTGCTCTTTTTTTATCCTGCCTTTATCTTGTTGGTTAGAAAACTTTTCTAATTCACTATTTATCCAGTTTATTTTCTCTGCAATTTGTTTGGCTTCAGCATCCTTTATGATATTTGAAGGTGCAGGGGTAAGTGTTGTGATAAATTCTTTATTGAAATCAACACAAATAACTTTTGTATCTGCTTTAATTTTATTGATAATTTCATGCGCAAGGAATGATTTACCTGACCCAGTTACTCCTAATAATGCCGTATGATGACTTATAGCCTCATCTAAATTGATTACCGATGGCAAACTAGTTTTTGGAATACTTCCTAGTTTATAATCAGGGTAAGAAAATTTATTAACTTTTGTATCAGATGTATCGGCCATAAATATGGGTGTATTTATTGGTGGAACCCAACCATATTTTTGAAATGAAAGTTCGTCATCACACCATTCCCCAAGCTGAATAGCCTCTCCCTCAATGAAACCCATTTCATTTCGTGCCTCAAGTCTCTCTTTGTGTGTTGTTCCACTTACTACTTGATAAAAAAGTTTTTCATCACCAATATTTAATTCTAACAAATCTCCTTCTTGCAGATCTTCTTTCTTTTTTGAATATTCAAACTTAATTTTTCCTATATTTGAGCCATCAATCACAACTCCGACAAAGTCATCAATTTTAAGCTCTTTTTCCCTGTTTTTAATATTGTCAGATATTTTGTAAACAACATTTTTCTCAAGATTAGGTTCTTTTTGGATTCCATTATTAAGTTGTAATACTTTTATCCATCTTTCTTGATCTAATAGATATGTATCGAAAATAATTCCAGTTATGATTATATCATTTGAACCTTGCATAGAATATTTGAATTGAACCAAATCAAATTTTCTAATGCTTTGCCTGTCTTCAAACAATTTAACCAAAAATATTTTTTTGGATTGTACTCCAAAAATTTTGCCGATTTGATTTTTATCTGATTTTTTAATATCTAGAGAAAATGAATTATGAAACTTTTTTGGATCTATCAACAATATTGCTGCCCACAAAATAAGTAATATGAGAGTATAGCCATTTTTAGGTAAATCATATAAGAAAAAAAGAAAAACTGCAGAATATAAAATTTTGCCTTGTCCGACAAGAACCACTAGATTTTTTAAAGCATTTGATATTTTATTATTTTTATGATTCCCACTTTTTTCTTTATCTTCAAAGGTAAGAGCAAGAATTGATGATAAGAGAAGTAAGGACAGTATGATAACGGCACACCACCATATAATATCCTGATTAAAAAATGGGCGAATAGCAAATAGAATAAGTAATAGCGGAATGACATTTGTAATTACATTGCGTGGAGAAGTGTAATATGGCTCAATATATAAAATTGAGAACCCAATCATAAAAATTCCTGAATAAAACCAAAGATTCTTTGTTTCAGGGCTGGGCAGGATAGAACCATTAAATATATAATGCAGTAATATAAGGGCAAGTATGAAAAGGACAAAGGCTAAAAACCTATTATAAAGTATTGATTTATTTTGAATGTTCTTATTGCCTTCCATTATCTAATCTATTTATTTTGCTTGTGTACACTAT
It encodes:
- a CDS encoding DUF87 domain-containing protein, which produces MEGNKNIQNKSILYNRFLAFVLFILALILLHYIFNGSILPSPETKNLWFYSGIFMIGFSILYIEPYYTSPRNVITNVIPLLLILFAIRPFFNQDIIWWCAVIILSLLLLSSILALTFEDKEKSGNHKNNKISNALKNLVVLVGQGKILYSAVFLFFLYDLPKNGYTLILLILWAAILLIDPKKFHNSFSLDIKKSDKNQIGKIFGVQSKKIFLVKLFEDRQSIRKFDLVQFKYSMQGSNDIIITGIIFDTYLLDQERWIKVLQLNNGIQKEPNLEKNVVYKISDNIKNREKELKIDDFVGVVIDGSNIGKIKFEYSKKKEDLQEGDLLELNIGDEKLFYQVVSGTTHKERLEARNEMGFIEGEAIQLGEWCDDELSFQKYGWVPPINTPIFMADTSDTKVNKFSYPDYKLGSIPKTSLPSVINLDEAISHHTALLGVTGSGKSFLAHEIINKIKADTKVICVDFNKEFITTLTPAPSNIIKDAEAKQIAEKINWINSELEKFSNQQDKGRIKKEQGEINKILKKEIELFFDDTSSNIKVFELPDLSNTTGILDYTRYFFKVLFEIAKERQRIKNPIKTCVVLEEAHTIIPEWNFMGSSDKTSQSLVNSIGQIALQGRKYGIGFLVIAQRTANVSKTVLTQCNTVICFQAFDETSFSFLGNYVGKEMVQTLPNLKQYHAIITGKAVKSNIPMIIDLKRS